One region of Alphaproteobacteria bacterium LSUCC0719 genomic DNA includes:
- a CDS encoding helicase-related protein, whose product MSPASSSRSGLIAGNANDGATERNRRVTVVLGPTNTGKTHLAMERMTGYASGMIGFPLRLLARENYDRLVARLGASKVGLITGEERILPAGARYLCCTVESMPLGGAPVDADQGLRRSYDFVAVDEVQLAGDRERGHVFTDRILHARGIHETMFLGAETAGPLLRQMLPDARFESRQRLSKLSFAGSKKLTRLPRRSAIVAFGVSDVYQIAELVRRQRGGAAVVMGRLSPRTRNAQVELYQNGDVDFLVATDAIGMGLNLDLGHVALASDMKFDGRQMRRLAAAEMAQIAGRAGRHTNDGTFGVTDGCDVPEPEMIDAIEQHRFAPIRSFWWRSRDIDFASVDALLASLEAPPPLPFLLRKADAIDHRALAALGEVPAIRERAVGARQVSLLWDVACIPDFRQSLSDDHYDLLATLYGQLADTGKLGNDMVARAMSQLDRLDGDIDTLMTRLAYIRTWTYVTHRADWTDNPAEWQDRARSIEDRLSDSLHQRLSERFIDRRAANLSRKLKETRNLMASVKSDGTVLVEGEEVGVLDGFVFRPTLSEGDEKATILAAARRALPDEIESRVRAFTASATAAFKLDDEGQIRWRDSAVARLVRGDGLYAPRPDLIASELLSIDQTKRLNGRLSEFVAEHVRDVLGRLVVLETPETAPLPERRPQRPRAEAPQADADEVLDGPTKDEIAATPPAEQPDNVEQPEPEAAPLSGAARGLAFMLFEGLGTLPTMQAGQQLRGLSESDKPRLARLGLRFGVEAIYLPELLKPAQIGLRALLWNLFHGEPGTFHAPPPAGRVAIDAVEGVPDEFWLATGYRRLGGRVMRVDMVERVAFLVRNAAREGQFKISEEMLSLAGATRDQMAAMLLDMNCRIVSEEADEDPEKPPIQVFERLRRQRPAGGRRDGRQEAEGGRQKSRPGGRKGNSKGGQPRHGKPARQQQSFTAKAREPDPQSPFAVLADLKLKS is encoded by the coding sequence ATGTCTCCCGCATCCTCATCCCGGTCCGGCCTGATCGCCGGCAATGCCAATGATGGCGCGACCGAGCGCAACCGCCGGGTGACGGTTGTGCTTGGCCCGACAAATACCGGCAAGACGCATCTGGCGATGGAGCGGATGACCGGCTATGCCAGTGGCATGATCGGATTTCCGCTGCGTCTGCTGGCGCGGGAAAACTACGACCGGCTTGTTGCCCGTCTTGGCGCGTCGAAGGTCGGTCTGATCACCGGCGAGGAACGCATCCTGCCGGCGGGGGCCCGCTATCTGTGCTGCACTGTCGAGTCGATGCCGCTTGGCGGGGCACCGGTTGATGCCGATCAGGGGCTGCGGCGAAGCTATGATTTCGTTGCCGTCGACGAGGTCCAGCTTGCCGGCGACCGTGAACGCGGCCACGTCTTCACCGATCGCATCCTGCATGCCAGGGGGATCCACGAAACGATGTTTCTTGGGGCGGAAACGGCGGGTCCGCTGCTGCGCCAGATGTTGCCTGACGCGCGCTTTGAATCGCGTCAGCGGCTGTCGAAGCTCAGTTTCGCCGGGTCCAAGAAGCTGACGAGGCTGCCGCGGCGCAGCGCCATCGTCGCTTTCGGTGTGTCCGATGTCTACCAGATTGCCGAACTGGTGCGCCGCCAGCGCGGCGGGGCCGCGGTGGTGATGGGACGGCTCAGCCCGCGCACGCGCAACGCCCAGGTCGAACTCTACCAGAACGGCGATGTTGATTTTCTTGTCGCCACCGATGCCATTGGCATGGGTCTGAATCTCGATCTTGGCCATGTCGCACTCGCCTCGGACATGAAATTCGACGGCCGCCAGATGCGCCGCCTGGCAGCTGCTGAAATGGCCCAGATCGCCGGGCGCGCCGGGCGACACACCAATGACGGCACCTTTGGTGTGACGGATGGGTGTGATGTGCCCGAACCCGAAATGATCGACGCCATCGAACAGCATCGATTTGCCCCGATCCGCAGTTTCTGGTGGCGGTCGCGGGACATTGATTTTGCCTCTGTAGATGCCCTTCTGGCCTCGCTTGAAGCGCCGCCCCCACTGCCTTTCCTGCTGCGCAAGGCGGATGCCATTGACCATCGTGCGCTGGCCGCGCTTGGTGAAGTGCCGGCAATCCGCGAACGGGCGGTCGGGGCACGGCAGGTCAGCCTGCTGTGGGATGTTGCCTGTATTCCGGATTTCAGGCAGAGCCTGAGCGATGATCATTACGACCTGCTGGCAACGCTCTATGGTCAGCTTGCCGATACCGGCAAGCTTGGCAATGACATGGTGGCGCGGGCAATGTCGCAGCTTGACAGGCTGGATGGCGATATTGATACGCTGATGACGCGGCTTGCCTATATTCGAACATGGACCTATGTCACACATCGTGCAGACTGGACAGACAACCCCGCCGAATGGCAGGATCGGGCGCGGTCGATTGAGGACCGTCTGTCGGACAGTCTGCATCAGCGGCTGTCGGAACGGTTCATAGATCGGCGCGCTGCCAATCTGAGCCGGAAACTGAAGGAAACAAGAAATCTCATGGCCTCGGTAAAAAGTGACGGTACCGTTCTGGTCGAAGGCGAAGAAGTAGGCGTTCTGGACGGGTTCGTGTTCCGCCCCACCTTGAGTGAGGGTGACGAGAAGGCGACAATCCTGGCAGCGGCGCGGCGGGCCCTTCCCGATGAAATCGAGTCGCGTGTGCGGGCCTTTACGGCCTCGGCGACGGCGGCGTTCAAGCTTGATGATGAAGGCCAGATCCGCTGGCGTGACTCAGCTGTGGCGCGACTGGTCAGGGGCGATGGCCTGTATGCGCCGCGACCGGACCTTATCGCCAGCGAATTGTTGTCGATCGATCAGACAAAGCGGCTGAATGGCAGATTGTCGGAATTTGTCGCCGAACATGTCCGTGATGTTCTTGGCAGGCTGGTGGTTCTGGAAACGCCGGAAACCGCCCCGCTCCCCGAGCGCCGGCCACAGCGCCCGCGCGCCGAGGCGCCACAGGCCGATGCAGATGAGGTTCTTGACGGTCCGACAAAGGACGAGATTGCGGCCACACCGCCTGCCGAACAGCCGGACAATGTCGAACAGCCGGAGCCGGAGGCCGCGCCGCTGTCGGGTGCGGCGCGTGGCCTTGCCTTTATGCTGTTTGAAGGCCTTGGCACGCTCCCCACGATGCAGGCTGGCCAGCAGCTTCGTGGTTTGAGCGAATCCGACAAACCGAGGCTGGCGCGCCTTGGTCTGCGCTTTGGTGTCGAGGCGATTTACCTTCCCGAGCTGTTGAAACCGGCGCAGATCGGACTTCGCGCGCTGTTATGGAATCTGTTTCACGGCGAGCCCGGAACCTTTCATGCGCCGCCACCGGCCGGCCGCGTTGCCATTGACGCTGTGGAAGGTGTGCCCGATGAATTCTGGCTGGCCACCGGATATCGTCGTCTTGGCGGACGGGTGATGCGGGTTGATATGGTTGAACGGGTGGCGTTTCTTGTTCGCAATGCCGCGCGTGAGGGGCAGTTCAAGATCAGCGAGGAGATGCTGTCATTGGCTGGTGCCACCCGCGACCAGATGGCGGCGATGCTGCTCGACATGAATTGCAGGATTGTCAGCGAGGAAGCAGACGAAGATCCCGAAAAGCCGCCCATTCAGGTGTTTGAACGCCTGCGTCGCCAGCGACCCGCCGGCGGACGTCGTGATGGGCGTCAGGAAGCCGAAGGTGGCCGACAGAAATCACGGCCCGGCGGCCGGAAGGGCAATTCAAAGGGTGGTCAGCCTCGTCATGGCAAGCCGGCCCGGCAGCAGCAGAGCTTTACCGCCAAAGCCCGCGAGCCGGATCCACAGTCGCCTTTTGCCGTGCTTGCCGATTTGAAACTGAAATCGTGA
- a CDS encoding RNA-binding S4 domain-containing protein, with protein sequence MTGESSLRLDKWLWYARFFKTRALATKAIAGGRFRLDGEVMSKPHRAAHPGQVLTFMTGDRVRVIRIVALGSRRGPATEAVTLYEDLSPEMPKRATGEGAATPTFESRERGAGRPTKRDRRATQNLKSDLGLRGADRQQEGADQ encoded by the coding sequence ATGACCGGCGAATCCTCGCTGCGGCTCGACAAGTGGCTCTGGTATGCCCGTTTCTTCAAGACCCGCGCCCTTGCCACCAAGGCCATAGCCGGCGGACGGTTCCGTCTCGACGGCGAGGTGATGAGCAAGCCGCATCGCGCGGCGCATCCGGGGCAGGTGCTGACCTTCATGACAGGTGATCGTGTCAGGGTCATCAGGATCGTGGCGCTTGGGTCGCGCCGGGGCCCCGCTACCGAGGCCGTGACACTGTATGAGGATCTGTCGCCGGAGATGCCGAAACGCGCCACCGGCGAGGGCGCGGCCACACCGACGTTTGAAAGCCGTGAACGCGGCGCGGGGCGACCGACGAAACGCGATCGCCGGGCGACACAGAATTTGAAATCCGACCTTGGCCTGCGGGGGGCGGACAGACAGCAGGAGGGCGCTGATCAATGA
- a CDS encoding TerB family tellurite resistance protein, whose protein sequence is MIAKLGNWIREFSTDQNAVPGDEAEWAGVIASLLVEAAMADGELDAGERAQIARILAAQPHIDAGSVDGLIDAALAWHAERVEIHALTRSIRSETDPEDRVAIMEMAWMVVLADGEVHEYESQLMRRLAGLLYVDDIESGRAAKRARARLDNSGQ, encoded by the coding sequence ATGATTGCCAAGCTTGGAAACTGGATCCGGGAATTCAGCACTGACCAGAATGCCGTGCCGGGCGATGAGGCGGAATGGGCCGGGGTAATCGCCAGTCTTCTGGTCGAGGCCGCGATGGCGGATGGCGAGCTTGACGCCGGCGAGCGCGCCCAGATTGCCCGCATCCTTGCAGCGCAGCCCCATATCGATGCCGGTTCGGTTGATGGTTTGATCGACGCCGCCCTGGCATGGCATGCCGAACGTGTGGAGATCCATGCGCTGACCAGGTCAATCCGGTCTGAAACCGACCCCGAGGACAGGGTGGCCATCATGGAAATGGCCTGGATGGTGGTGCTTGCGGATGGCGAGGTGCATGAGTATGAGTCCCAGCTGATGCGGCGGCTTGCTGGGCTGCTCTATGTCGATGATATCGAATCGGGTCGTGCCGCCAAGCGGGCAAGGGCGCGTCTCGACAATTCAGGGCAGTGA
- the fdxA gene encoding ferredoxin FdxA: MTYIVNDNCINCKYTDCVEVCPVDCFYEGENMLVIHPDECIDCGVCEPECPPEAILPDSEPEAEKWLELNREMSEIWPNIAQRSDPMPNAEAAQEEKGKYEKYFSRNPGEGS; the protein is encoded by the coding sequence ATGACCTACATCGTCAATGACAATTGCATCAACTGCAAATACACCGACTGTGTCGAGGTGTGCCCGGTTGACTGTTTCTATGAAGGCGAGAACATGCTTGTCATTCATCCTGACGAATGCATCGATTGCGGCGTCTGCGAGCCGGAATGCCCGCCGGAAGCCATCCTGCCCGATTCCGAGCCCGAGGCCGAAAAATGGCTTGAACTCAACCGTGAGATGTCCGAGATCTGGCCAAATATCGCGCAGCGGTCCGATCCGATGCCGAACGCCGAGGCCGCCCAGGAAGAGAAGGGCAAATACGAGAAATATTTCTCTCGCAACCCCGGCGAGGGCAGCTGA
- a CDS encoding CarD family transcriptional regulator: protein MAKKTDSAFKEGDFVVYPTHGVGRILGTESREIGGATMEMLVVRFEHDRMTLRVPMDKARSLGLRTLSSKKQMEQAITTLQGKARVRRTMWSRRAQEYETKIKSGDPVSIAEVVRDLHRRTNQSEQSYSERQMYQAALERLAREFAAIEKIDQEAAATKLEDLMDAA from the coding sequence ATGGCAAAAAAGACTGACTCTGCCTTCAAGGAAGGTGATTTCGTGGTTTACCCAACACATGGTGTTGGCCGTATTCTGGGAACCGAAAGCCGTGAGATTGGCGGCGCCACGATGGAAATGCTTGTTGTTCGTTTTGAACATGACCGCATGACGTTGCGTGTTCCGATGGACAAGGCCCGTTCGCTTGGCCTGCGGACCCTCAGTTCGAAAAAACAGATGGAGCAGGCGATTACCACGCTTCAGGGCAAGGCCCGTGTCCGTCGCACCATGTGGTCGCGCCGGGCGCAGGAATATGAAACCAAGATCAAGTCCGGCGACCCGGTATCGATCGCCGAGGTGGTTCGCGACCTGCATCGCCGCACCAACCAGTCGGAGCAGTCCTATTCCGAGCGGCAGATGTATCAGGCGGCGCTTGAACGTCTTGCCCGCGAGTTTGCCGCGATCGAGAAAATCGATCAGGAAGCAGCGGCAACAAAGCTTGAAGATCTGATGGACGCCGCCTGA
- the pip gene encoding prolyl aminopeptidase — protein sequence MANAFIQEKELFPVQPPFASGKLDRGLHQIYFEQVGRPDGRPVLFIHGGPGAGISATHRRLFNPDRFHCVLFDQRGCGRSTPHGEMAQNTTQDLIADIEALRNHLGIEQWLLFGGSWGSTLALAYAIAHPERVTGLVLRGIFLGTRAEVDWFLHDMGRFFPEAYEDFIGFLTEDERKDILLSYHDKLTNDQALVHQPAAERWSSYETSCSTLRAGVRRVTGRSALSMARLEAHYFVNDCFMPPNHIMTNISVIRHLPAHIIQGRHDVICPPVTAHRLADAWGRQATLRLVDDAGHSTFENGIAHALLAALDEFAI from the coding sequence ATGGCGAATGCTTTCATTCAGGAAAAAGAGCTGTTTCCGGTCCAGCCGCCATTCGCGAGCGGCAAGCTGGATCGCGGACTGCACCAGATTTATTTCGAGCAGGTCGGTCGCCCGGATGGCCGTCCCGTGCTGTTCATTCATGGCGGGCCGGGTGCCGGGATATCGGCGACGCATCGCCGGCTGTTCAATCCCGACAGGTTCCATTGCGTGCTGTTCGACCAGCGCGGGTGTGGCAGATCCACACCGCATGGCGAGATGGCACAGAACACCACCCAGGATTTGATTGCCGACATCGAAGCGCTGCGAAATCATCTTGGCATTGAACAGTGGCTTCTGTTTGGCGGCTCCTGGGGCAGTACATTGGCGCTTGCCTATGCGATTGCCCATCCAGAGCGTGTGACCGGGCTGGTCCTGCGCGGCATCTTTCTTGGCACCCGCGCCGAGGTGGACTGGTTCCTTCACGATATGGGACGCTTTTTTCCCGAGGCCTATGAAGACTTCATCGGTTTCCTGACCGAGGATGAACGCAAGGACATCCTGTTAAGTTATCACGACAAGCTGACGAATGATCAGGCGCTCGTGCATCAGCCGGCGGCGGAAAGATGGTCGTCATATGAAACAAGCTGTTCGACCCTGCGCGCCGGTGTCAGGCGGGTGACCGGTCGGTCGGCGCTGAGCATGGCGCGGCTTGAGGCCCATTATTTCGTCAATGACTGTTTCATGCCGCCGAACCATATCATGACCAATATTTCGGTCATCCGTCACCTGCCTGCCCATATCATCCAGGGCCGGCATGATGTGATTTGTCCCCCTGTCACGGCGCACAGGCTTGCCGATGCCTGGGGGCGCCAGGCCACCCTGCGTCTTGTGGATGATGCTGGCCATTCCACCTTTGAAAATGGCATCGCGCACGCCCTGCTGGCGGCGCTGGACGAATTTGCCATCTGA
- a CDS encoding helix-turn-helix domain-containing protein translates to MHVGKRLRLRRTLLGMSQEQLGAELNITFQQVQKYERAANRISASRLWDLSQILDVPVTYFFDDMSDETMQSSPRRVARGADFIEDGPGGMASAMLDPMARRETLELVRAYYTIRSAAVRKRVADMVKTIAAALSEG, encoded by the coding sequence ATGCATGTCGGCAAAAGGCTTCGCCTGCGACGCACCTTGCTTGGTATGAGCCAGGAACAGCTTGGTGCGGAACTGAACATCACCTTTCAGCAGGTCCAGAAATATGAGCGGGCTGCAAACCGGATCAGCGCGTCGCGACTGTGGGATTTGAGCCAGATACTGGATGTCCCGGTCACTTATTTTTTCGATGATATGTCGGACGAGACAATGCAGAGTTCGCCGCGGCGAGTGGCGCGGGGAGCGGATTTCATCGAGGATGGGCCCGGCGGCATGGCCTCTGCCATGCTGGATCCGATGGCCCGCCGCGAAACACTCGAACTGGTCAGGGCCTACTACACCATCCGGTCTGCCGCGGTGCGAAAGCGCGTTGCCGATATGGTGAAGACCATTGCGGCGGCCCTCTCGGAAGGGTAA
- a CDS encoding exodeoxyribonuclease VII small subunit, with protein sequence MTDTKGEAPADLAGISFEDALRELETIVTSLERGDVSLDDAITAFERGTALKAHCQSRLEEARMKVEQIRLPADGTPPTDSTPFSIDG encoded by the coding sequence ATGACTGATACCAAGGGTGAGGCACCGGCGGATCTTGCCGGGATCAGCTTTGAAGATGCGCTGCGCGAACTCGAGACCATCGTGACCTCGCTGGAGCGCGGCGATGTCTCGCTTGACGACGCCATCACGGCCTTTGAGCGTGGAACCGCGTTGAAGGCGCATTGCCAGTCGCGTCTGGAAGAGGCGCGCATGAAGGTTGAGCAGATTCGTCTGCCGGCGGATGGCACCCCGCCAACTGATTCGACGCCATTTTCGATAGACGGCTAG
- a CDS encoding polyprenyl synthetase family protein: protein MTLPVSVHADSVAVEEHLAALFTSLPGPADKLVEAMRYATMNGGKRLRACLVLAASRLAGGGRLPAGAMHVAAAVECLHAYSLVHDDLPAMDDSDLRRGKPACHIAFDEATAILAGDALQTVSFGILADPAVSEDAGVRARLVLELATAAGVGGMAGGQMLDLEAESTTLTLDEVRQMQAMKTGALIRFAAVAGGIHGGASAELEAALGDYSRDLGLAFQIADDLLDYDSDADALGKPAGQDAERGKASFVVLMGLEAARQAAAQLIADAENALAPWGDAAADLRAIARFAIERRS from the coding sequence ATGACCTTGCCAGTCTCCGTGCATGCGGATTCAGTGGCCGTTGAGGAGCATCTTGCTGCCTTATTCACCTCACTTCCCGGTCCTGCAGATAAACTAGTTGAAGCAATGCGCTATGCCACCATGAATGGCGGCAAGCGGCTTCGCGCCTGCCTCGTTCTGGCGGCGTCGCGGCTGGCCGGTGGCGGCAGGCTGCCGGCGGGGGCCATGCATGTCGCGGCGGCTGTGGAATGTCTGCATGCCTATTCGCTTGTTCATGATGATCTGCCGGCTATGGATGATTCCGACCTGCGCCGGGGCAAGCCGGCCTGTCATATCGCCTTTGACGAAGCCACGGCAATTCTGGCTGGTGATGCCCTGCAGACAGTGTCATTTGGCATTCTTGCCGATCCCGCGGTGAGCGAGGATGCGGGTGTCCGGGCGCGGCTCGTGCTGGAACTTGCCACAGCCGCCGGGGTTGGTGGCATGGCCGGTGGACAGATGCTTGACCTCGAGGCCGAGAGTACCACCCTGACACTTGATGAAGTGCGGCAGATGCAGGCGATGAAAACGGGCGCTCTGATCCGGTTTGCGGCGGTGGCCGGTGGCATTCATGGCGGCGCCTCGGCAGAGCTTGAAGCGGCGCTGGGCGATTATTCGCGTGATCTTGGGCTGGCCTTCCAGATTGCTGATGATCTGCTGGATTATGACAGTGATGCCGACGCGCTTGGCAAACCTGCCGGGCAGGATGCCGAACGCGGCAAGGCAAGCTTTGTCGTTCTGATGGGGCTGGAAGCGGCGCGGCAGGCGGCGGCACAGCTGATTGCGGACGCAGAAAATGCGCTTGCCCCGTGGGGAGACGCAGCAGCTGACCTGCGAGCAATCGCACGATTCGCTATTGAACGGCGGTCGTGA
- the dxs gene encoding 1-deoxy-D-xylulose-5-phosphate synthase, with translation MTATPLLDSVATVEELRRLPEGDLQRLAAELRTATIDAVSKTGGHLGAGLGVVELTVALHYVFQTPDDRLIWDVGHQAYPHKILTGRRDQIETLRQKGGLSGFTKRSESEFDPFGAGHSSTSISAGLGMAVGSDLQGHRRNVISVIGDGSMSAGMAFEGMNNAGASDSRLIVILNDNDMSIAQPVGAMSSYLSRLITSEPFHSIRDLMREVASRFPAEIERTARRAREAARDLISGNSVFSQLGFLHIGPIDGHDMSHLLPVLKNIRDGHARGPVLVHVVTEKGKGHPFAGPSAEKYHAVPKFDVITGTQQKSVGNAPSYTSVFAQGLMAAAEADDRIVAITAAMPSGTGLDKVKARFPNRVFDVGIAEQHAVTFAAGLATEGMRPFCALYSTFLQRGYDQIVHDVAIQNLPVRFAIDRAGVVGNDGATHAGVYDVAYLSCLPNMVIMCPSDEAELLHMVATATAHDDGPSAVRYPRGEGVGVDLPDVGEVLPIGRGRIVRQGTGTALLSLGTRLADCVAAADELAAEHGEFTIADARFAKPLDTDLIDRLATAHDRLLIVEENSPGGFSAHVMQYLANAGHLDHGLVVRCMSLPDRMLDHDSQAGQIALAGLDADGIAATLRAMPGLAGARATATSGGKTSF, from the coding sequence ATGACAGCAACCCCCCTGCTTGACAGCGTCGCCACCGTTGAAGAGCTTCGTCGCCTGCCAGAGGGCGATCTGCAGCGGCTTGCCGCCGAGTTGCGAACGGCGACCATTGATGCGGTGTCGAAAACCGGTGGCCATCTCGGTGCCGGGCTGGGTGTTGTGGAACTGACAGTCGCCCTGCATTACGTATTCCAGACCCCGGATGACAGGCTGATCTGGGATGTCGGTCACCAGGCATATCCGCACAAGATTCTGACCGGTCGTCGTGACCAGATCGAGACATTGCGCCAGAAGGGTGGGCTGTCAGGATTTACCAAACGAAGCGAATCCGAATTCGACCCCTTTGGGGCCGGTCATTCATCGACATCCATTTCAGCCGGGCTTGGCATGGCTGTCGGCAGTGACCTGCAGGGGCATCGACGCAACGTCATCTCGGTGATTGGTGACGGGTCGATGAGTGCCGGGATGGCCTTTGAGGGCATGAACAATGCCGGCGCGTCGGACTCTCGGCTGATCGTCATCCTGAATGACAATGACATGTCGATCGCACAGCCAGTCGGCGCGATGAGCAGTTATCTGTCGCGCCTGATCACCTCGGAACCATTCCATTCGATCCGTGATCTCATGCGCGAGGTTGCAAGCCGCTTTCCGGCGGAGATCGAACGCACGGCGCGGCGCGCCCGCGAGGCGGCACGCGACCTGATCAGTGGCAATTCGGTATTCAGCCAGCTTGGCTTTCTTCATATCGGCCCGATAGACGGCCATGACATGTCACATCTGCTGCCGGTGCTGAAGAATATTCGCGACGGTCATGCCCGGGGACCGGTGCTGGTGCATGTGGTGACCGAAAAGGGCAAGGGGCATCCCTTTGCCGGTCCGTCGGCCGAGAAATACCATGCCGTGCCGAAATTCGATGTGATCACGGGTACGCAGCAGAAATCCGTTGGCAACGCGCCAAGCTATACCTCGGTGTTTGCACAGGGGCTGATGGCGGCGGCCGAAGCCGATGACAGGATTGTCGCGATCACGGCAGCGATGCCGTCCGGCACCGGGCTGGACAAGGTCAAGGCACGGTTCCCGAACCGGGTGTTCGACGTTGGGATCGCGGAACAGCATGCTGTAACCTTTGCCGCCGGACTGGCGACCGAGGGCATGCGGCCCTTCTGTGCGCTCTATTCCACGTTCCTGCAGCGTGGCTACGACCAGATTGTGCATGATGTGGCGATCCAGAACCTGCCGGTCCGGTTTGCGATTGACCGTGCAGGGGTTGTTGGAAATGACGGTGCCACTCATGCCGGCGTCTATGACGTTGCCTATCTGTCCTGTCTTCCGAACATGGTGATCATGTGTCCGTCTGACGAGGCGGAATTGCTGCATATGGTGGCCACCGCGACAGCCCATGATGACGGGCCGAGCGCCGTGCGCTATCCGCGCGGCGAGGGGGTCGGTGTCGACTTGCCGGATGTTGGTGAAGTTCTGCCGATTGGACGTGGCAGGATCGTGCGCCAGGGTACGGGAACCGCCCTGCTGTCGCTTGGCACACGGCTTGCCGACTGTGTTGCGGCGGCCGACGAGCTGGCAGCCGAACATGGCGAGTTCACCATCGCCGATGCCCGTTTTGCCAAGCCTCTGGACACCGATCTGATTGACCGGCTGGCTACAGCCCATGACAGGCTGCTGATTGTCGAGGAAAACAGCCCTGGCGGTTTCTCGGCGCATGTCATGCAGTATCTTGCCAATGCCGGGCATCTGGATCACGGGCTTGTGGTGCGCTGCATGTCGCTTCCCGACAGGATGCTCGACCATGACAGCCAGGCTGGCCAGATTGCCCTTGCCGGTCTCGACGCTGACGGCATTGCCGCGACGCTGCGGGCCATGCCCGGTCTTGCGGGTGCCAGGGCCACCGCCACATCCGGTGGCAAGACCTCGTTCTGA
- a CDS encoding TlyA family RNA methyltransferase, with translation MADETPLRADLLLVRRGVAASRERARSMISAGLVLVDGVVMTRPARRLDANADISVIGSDMKWVSRAALKLLGGLDAFPQIDPAGLYCLDVGASTGGFTEVLLARGAAHVVAVDVGHGQIHPRLANDPRVQSREGVNARSLTADDFTRPPELIVCDASFISLTKVLPAVMRLAAPGAGLLALIKPQFEVGRAAIGKGGVVRDAQAVRDAVAMIENWLVVDAGWHLTGTAPSPIDGQDGNREFLLAGRKP, from the coding sequence ATGGCGGATGAAACGCCTTTACGCGCTGACCTGCTGCTGGTGCGGCGGGGTGTGGCGGCATCACGCGAACGCGCCCGAAGCATGATTTCGGCAGGGCTGGTGCTGGTTGACGGGGTTGTGATGACACGCCCGGCGCGTCGGCTGGATGCCAATGCCGATATCAGCGTGATTGGGTCCGATATGAAATGGGTCAGCCGCGCCGCGCTGAAACTTCTTGGCGGGCTGGATGCCTTTCCGCAGATCGACCCGGCGGGGCTGTATTGTTTGGATGTTGGGGCCAGTACCGGCGGATTTACCGAAGTGCTGCTGGCGCGCGGGGCGGCGCATGTGGTTGCGGTGGATGTCGGGCATGGGCAGATCCATCCCCGGCTGGCAAATGATCCCCGTGTCCAGTCCCGCGAGGGCGTCAATGCCAGGTCGCTGACGGCAGACGACTTCACGAGGCCGCCGGAACTGATTGTCTGTGATGCCTCGTTCATCTCGCTGACCAAGGTTCTGCCGGCGGTGATGCGGCTTGCCGCGCCCGGAGCCGGACTGCTGGCCCTGATCAAACCGCAATTCGAGGTTGGCCGCGCCGCCATTGGCAAGGGCGGTGTGGTGCGTGATGCACAGGCGGTCAGGGATGCTGTCGCGATGATTGAAAACTGGCTTGTCGTCGATGCCGGCTGGCACCTGACAGGCACAGCGCCGTCACCTATCGATGGTCAGGATGGCAATCGGGAATTCCTGCTGGCAGGTCGAAAACCCTAG